The proteins below are encoded in one region of Caulobacter henricii:
- the recG gene encoding ATP-dependent DNA helicase RecG — protein MRPEILFPLYAPVSTLKGVGPRVAPLVEKLAGSIVRDVLFTLPTSVIRRTATTVDRAIDGQVQTFTVSLDAHQPPSRLGQPWKIRAWDETGFLTLTWFKGHGPHLERQHPVGARRVVSGKVERFGSEIQVAHPEYLLPEDRASDIPAFEPVYPATAGLPSRSFRRFALEALSRAPDLGEWLDSAWQAREALPSWRVAFAAAHGPEGEADVHPLAPHRRRLAYDELLAHQLALAQRKASRRAQPAPSIGPSPLAADAERALPFKLTGAQIRALSEVRGDLASGQRMSRLLQGDVGSGKTVVAMLAIADAAGAGLQSALMAPTEILARQHFETIAPILEQLSLSVILLTGRDKGAARASKLSGLASGVHAVAIGTHALFQDDVVFKALGLSIIDEQHRFGVNERRRLQDKGPAGDGGGVHLLAMSATPIPRTLELTVFGDLDVSRIDEKPPGRTPVATRAVPMPRLPEIIARLKAAAASGAQAFWICPLVSESEKIDLRAAEDRAADLRQIIGSSVGLVHGQMPAAEKDAVMADFVDGKVSVLVATTVVEVGVNVPNASIMVIEQAERFGLAQLHQLRGRVGRGARPSSCVLLYDLPLSETAQQRLDILRRSDDGFEIAEKDLELRGGGDPLGLKQSGFPAYRLADPVAHRDLIAVAADDARLILARDPELISPRGQAVQTLQALFDWKPTSPQHDAG, from the coding sequence ATGCGACCCGAGATTCTCTTTCCGCTTTACGCGCCGGTCTCCACGCTGAAAGGCGTGGGGCCGCGTGTTGCGCCTCTGGTCGAAAAACTCGCCGGCTCGATCGTCCGCGATGTTCTCTTCACCCTGCCGACAAGCGTGATCCGCCGGACGGCCACAACGGTTGACCGGGCGATCGATGGCCAGGTCCAGACCTTTACGGTCAGCCTTGATGCCCACCAGCCACCAAGCCGGCTGGGGCAGCCGTGGAAGATCCGGGCCTGGGATGAGACAGGCTTTCTGACCCTCACCTGGTTCAAGGGCCATGGCCCGCATCTCGAGCGGCAACACCCTGTCGGCGCACGACGTGTCGTGAGCGGCAAGGTCGAGCGGTTCGGCTCGGAGATACAGGTCGCTCACCCGGAATATCTGCTGCCTGAGGACCGGGCTAGCGACATCCCGGCGTTTGAGCCGGTCTATCCCGCCACTGCTGGATTGCCGTCGCGGAGCTTTCGCCGGTTCGCCCTCGAGGCCCTCAGCCGCGCTCCCGACCTGGGGGAGTGGCTGGATTCCGCTTGGCAGGCTCGCGAGGCCCTGCCGTCCTGGCGTGTGGCCTTTGCCGCCGCTCATGGCCCTGAGGGCGAGGCCGATGTCCATCCGCTCGCGCCGCATCGACGTCGCCTGGCCTATGACGAACTGCTGGCGCACCAATTGGCCCTGGCCCAACGCAAGGCCTCGCGTCGCGCCCAGCCCGCGCCGTCTATCGGCCCCAGCCCACTGGCCGCAGACGCAGAAAGGGCCCTGCCCTTCAAACTGACCGGGGCCCAGATTCGGGCCCTCTCGGAGGTCCGCGGTGATCTGGCTTCGGGTCAGCGCATGAGCCGCCTGCTGCAGGGCGACGTCGGCTCCGGCAAGACGGTGGTGGCGATGCTGGCCATCGCCGACGCGGCGGGCGCGGGTCTGCAATCTGCCCTGATGGCCCCCACGGAAATCCTCGCGCGCCAGCACTTTGAGACCATCGCCCCCATCCTTGAGCAGCTGAGCCTGTCGGTGATCCTGCTGACCGGCCGAGACAAGGGTGCCGCACGTGCCAGCAAGCTCTCAGGCCTGGCGAGTGGGGTCCATGCGGTCGCCATCGGCACCCATGCCCTGTTCCAGGATGACGTGGTCTTCAAGGCGCTGGGCTTGTCGATCATCGACGAGCAGCATCGTTTCGGCGTGAACGAGCGGCGTCGCCTGCAGGACAAGGGCCCTGCGGGTGATGGCGGTGGCGTGCATCTGTTGGCCATGTCGGCCACACCAATTCCACGCACCCTAGAACTGACCGTCTTCGGCGACCTTGATGTTTCCCGCATCGACGAGAAGCCACCAGGCCGAACGCCCGTGGCCACCCGTGCTGTTCCCATGCCGCGCCTGCCCGAGATCATCGCCCGTCTGAAGGCAGCGGCCGCCAGTGGGGCCCAGGCGTTCTGGATCTGCCCGCTGGTGTCTGAGTCCGAGAAGATCGACCTGCGCGCCGCCGAGGATCGCGCAGCGGACCTGCGTCAGATCATCGGCTCATCGGTCGGCCTGGTTCACGGACAGATGCCGGCTGCCGAAAAAGATGCCGTCATGGCGGACTTTGTTGACGGCAAGGTCTCGGTTCTGGTGGCTACCACGGTGGTCGAGGTCGGGGTCAATGTGCCCAATGCCAGCATCATGGTCATCGAGCAGGCCGAGCGTTTTGGTCTGGCCCAACTGCACCAACTTCGTGGCCGGGTAGGACGGGGGGCCAGGCCAAGCTCCTGCGTCCTGCTTTATGATCTACCGCTGTCCGAGACGGCCCAGCAACGCCTCGACATCCTTCGCCGGTCGGATGACGGTTTCGAGATCGCCGAGAAGGATCTCGAACTGCGGGGCGGCGGCGATCCGCTCGGTCTCAAGCAAAGCGGATTTCCGGCCTATCGCCTGGCTGACCCAGTTGCCCATCGCGACCTGATCGCAGTCGCCGCTGACGACGCTCGGCTGATCCTGGCCCGCGATCCAGAACTGATCTCGCCCCGGGGCCAGGCCGTCCAGACCCTACAGGCGCTCTTTGACTGGAAACCGACCTCTCCCCAGCATGATGCGGGCTGA
- a CDS encoding DUF3892 domain-containing protein has product MAQRAEITCAAQNGRHSTYERITHIGGGGDKPWKLTIKEAIKLVDSGKWRFFVVRGDVEVKVEAQTSRTGCRYLKTANDRNEPFDMLTLPDFPVSETVESA; this is encoded by the coding sequence ATGGCTCAACGCGCCGAAATCACCTGCGCCGCTCAAAACGGCCGCCACAGTACCTATGAGCGGATCACCCATATTGGCGGTGGTGGAGACAAGCCCTGGAAGCTGACCATCAAGGAAGCCATCAAGCTGGTCGATAGCGGCAAGTGGCGCTTTTTCGTGGTGCGCGGCGACGTCGAAGTGAAGGTCGAAGCCCAGACAAGCCGCACCGGCTGCCGCTACCTGAAAACGGCCAATGATCGCAATGAGCCTTTTGACATGCTGACCCTGCCTGATTTCCCGGTCAGCGAGACTGTAGAATCTGCCTGA
- a CDS encoding DUF808 domain-containing protein, giving the protein MPSGLAALLDDVAGITKIAAASLDDVAGAAGKAGTKAVGVVVDDAAVTPGYAMGFTPDRELPIVWKIAVGSFRNKLVFLLPGALLLSAFAPWAVTPILMVGGSYLAFEATEKILEALAGEHTADEPEELALSGPELEAQKVNGAIRTDLILSGEIMAIALADVAGKPLLVQAGALALVGVLLTVAVYGVVGLIVKMDDIGLHLARRKNPVTRSLGRGLVKAMPITMEALTLIGTAAMLWVGGGIIVHGLEHFHLTPIPAWVEGLSHWAQRVPVVGAVTGWLAFALGSAVVGLAVGGTLAGLIHLWHHRKPAVAPDGTA; this is encoded by the coding sequence ATGCCCTCTGGTCTCGCCGCCTTGCTGGATGATGTCGCCGGCATCACCAAGATCGCCGCAGCGTCGCTCGACGACGTCGCCGGCGCGGCCGGCAAAGCCGGCACCAAGGCCGTCGGCGTGGTCGTCGACGACGCGGCCGTGACGCCGGGCTACGCCATGGGGTTCACGCCGGACCGGGAACTGCCCATCGTCTGGAAGATCGCTGTGGGATCCTTCCGGAACAAGCTCGTGTTCCTCCTTCCCGGGGCCTTGCTGCTTAGCGCCTTCGCGCCCTGGGCGGTGACACCGATCCTGATGGTCGGCGGATCCTACCTGGCCTTCGAGGCAACCGAGAAGATTCTTGAGGCCTTGGCCGGCGAGCATACGGCTGACGAACCGGAAGAGCTCGCGCTGAGCGGGCCTGAACTCGAAGCCCAGAAGGTCAACGGGGCGATCCGCACGGACCTGATTCTATCCGGCGAGATCATGGCCATTGCCTTGGCCGACGTCGCGGGCAAGCCCCTGCTGGTTCAGGCCGGAGCCCTTGCCCTGGTCGGCGTGCTCCTGACGGTCGCGGTCTATGGCGTGGTCGGTCTGATCGTGAAGATGGACGACATCGGCCTGCATCTAGCCCGGCGCAAAAACCCCGTCACGCGGAGCCTGGGCCGGGGTCTTGTCAAGGCCATGCCGATCACCATGGAAGCCCTGACCCTGATAGGCACTGCCGCCATGCTCTGGGTCGGCGGTGGGATCATCGTCCACGGCCTGGAACACTTCCATCTGACCCCCATACCTGCCTGGGTCGAGGGCCTGTCGCACTGGGCACAGCGCGTTCCGGTCGTGGGGGCTGTGACGGGTTGGCTCGCCTTTGCCCTGGGATCTGCCGTGGTCGGTTTGGCGGTCGGCGGAACCCTGGCGGGCCTGATCCACCTCTGGCACCACCGCAAGCCCGCCGTCGCCCCTGACGGAACGGCCTGA
- a CDS encoding phosphotransferase family protein, which translates to MTLLAALDRLAPLLSPTATGTLNARRLSGGASLETWAFDLDDGTPLILRRRPDGAPSRETAASLAQEAALIAAAGRTGAPVPIVERVCAPEDGLGEAFVMRRLEGETLGKRIVRDAAFDTIRPGLAQRCGEVLGQIHSAPLEALPPLATSDARGELARYEEIYRQTDAQRPTFEAAFRWLEASAPVPAAPVLVHGDFRNGNLMIHPEQGLVGVLDWELAHLGDPAEDLGWICVNSWRFGQWRRPVGGFGDYKALLEGYAHTRGSEIPLARMQFWQALGTLKWGVMCLMMYSSFATGADPSIERAMIGRRVSETEIDLVRLMEIMP; encoded by the coding sequence ATGACCCTTCTGGCTGCCCTGGACCGTCTCGCCCCCCTGCTGTCACCGACCGCGACCGGGACCTTGAACGCCCGCAGGTTGTCAGGCGGAGCCAGCCTGGAAACCTGGGCCTTCGACCTCGACGATGGTACGCCCTTGATCCTGCGACGGCGGCCCGATGGCGCGCCCTCCCGCGAAACCGCAGCGTCCCTGGCACAGGAAGCTGCACTGATCGCGGCCGCTGGCCGGACAGGCGCGCCCGTGCCGATCGTTGAGCGCGTCTGCGCGCCCGAAGACGGTCTTGGCGAAGCCTTCGTCATGAGACGGCTCGAAGGCGAAACCCTCGGCAAGCGCATCGTCCGCGACGCGGCCTTTGATACGATCCGTCCCGGCCTTGCGCAGCGCTGCGGCGAGGTGCTGGGCCAGATCCATAGTGCCCCCCTGGAAGCCTTGCCACCCTTGGCCACCTCCGATGCACGCGGGGAACTGGCCCGCTATGAGGAGATCTATCGCCAGACTGACGCCCAGCGACCGACCTTCGAGGCGGCCTTTCGATGGCTCGAGGCCTCGGCCCCAGTGCCGGCGGCCCCCGTCCTGGTCCACGGCGATTTTCGCAATGGCAACCTGATGATCCATCCCGAGCAGGGCCTGGTCGGCGTGCTGGACTGGGAACTGGCCCATCTGGGGGATCCGGCCGAGGACCTGGGCTGGATCTGCGTAAACTCCTGGCGATTTGGCCAATGGCGCAGACCAGTCGGCGGCTTCGGCGACTATAAGGCCCTGCTAGAGGGCTATGCCCATACCCGCGGCAGCGAGATTCCACTGGCGCGAATGCAATTCTGGCAAGCTCTGGGCACCCTGAAATGGGGTGTCATGTGCCTGATGATGTATTCCAGTTTCGCGACCGGTGCGGATCCCTCGATCGAACGGGCAATGATCGGGCGCAGGGTGAGCGAGACAGAAATCGATCTTGTCCGACTGATGGAGATCATGCCGTGA
- a CDS encoding DUF6285 domain-containing protein has protein sequence MITCPTADELRSALTLFDQDPTPPSDPRRQFLARVADNARALLDRESALGDIAQAEEQARLRDLLDLDGPIEMMNHRLCQDLKAGVISPRAPALLAHLRATAIARIAIDQPGYSGLEALLAG, from the coding sequence GTGATCACCTGCCCCACAGCTGACGAGCTCCGGTCCGCGCTCACCCTGTTCGACCAGGACCCAACGCCTCCCTCAGACCCCCGCCGCCAGTTCCTGGCCAGGGTCGCCGACAATGCTCGCGCCCTGCTCGACCGCGAATCCGCCTTGGGAGACATTGCCCAGGCCGAAGAGCAGGCTCGGCTCAGGGACCTGCTGGACTTGGACGGACCCATCGAAATGATGAACCACCGCCTCTGCCAGGACCTTAAGGCCGGTGTGATCTCGCCCCGGGCTCCGGCCTTGCTGGCGCATCTTCGCGCAACGGCGATCGCCCGCATCGCGATCGACCAGCCGGGCTATAGCGGGCTGGAGGCGCTTCTGGCTGGCTGA
- a CDS encoding DUF3089 domain-containing protein produces the protein MGDALKGFKRWIFAGAVLLLALLVAAAFVWRYDILSNALDPKVPFLTYKPPPPPNYAQASAWALRPKDPASPAVTDPPVDVFFVHPTTFDGGQDWNGAIDQPKAQKFLNRVVLPNYAGPFYRVGRVFAPRYRQASLYTYLTLRDDAREARRFAYGDVREAFRLYLARYNRGRPFVLVGVEQGGAMAARLLREEIAAVPAIRQRLAAAYLIETIVPAEEYGSASLLPACERRGQTGCVAAWASVQDGDFQRMQEMTRRSLIWDAGDQLIDLNGRLALCFNPLLGGLGEDRAPARMNQGAANATGLEWGARPAFLQRQVSAGCEGGLLHTSRPKSTALRDAGSWADRRKVDGFNLFYADIEADALERVGALVNSSNQPARSASSPL, from the coding sequence ATGGGTGATGCTTTAAAGGGCTTCAAGCGCTGGATCTTTGCGGGGGCGGTTCTGCTGCTGGCGTTGCTGGTCGCGGCTGCCTTCGTCTGGCGCTACGACATCCTGAGCAACGCGCTGGATCCCAAGGTCCCGTTCCTGACCTACAAGCCGCCGCCGCCACCGAACTACGCCCAGGCCTCGGCCTGGGCCCTGCGGCCCAAGGATCCGGCCAGCCCGGCGGTCACCGATCCGCCCGTGGATGTGTTTTTTGTCCATCCGACCACTTTTGATGGTGGCCAGGACTGGAACGGGGCCATCGACCAGCCCAAGGCCCAGAAATTCCTGAACCGTGTCGTGCTGCCCAACTATGCCGGACCGTTCTATCGCGTCGGCCGGGTCTTCGCGCCGCGCTATCGCCAGGCCAGCCTCTATACCTATCTCACGCTCCGCGATGATGCTCGAGAAGCGCGGCGTTTTGCCTATGGCGATGTGCGCGAGGCCTTCAGGCTCTATCTGGCCCGCTACAACAGGGGGCGGCCGTTTGTCCTTGTCGGGGTGGAGCAGGGGGGCGCGATGGCAGCCCGGCTGCTTCGCGAGGAGATCGCGGCGGTTCCGGCGATCCGGCAGCGTCTGGCCGCAGCCTATCTGATCGAAACCATTGTGCCGGCGGAGGAGTATGGTTCGGCTTCGCTACTGCCGGCCTGCGAGCGGCGGGGGCAAACGGGCTGTGTCGCGGCGTGGGCTTCGGTCCAGGATGGCGACTTTCAGCGCATGCAGGAAATGACCCGTCGCTCCCTGATCTGGGATGCCGGCGACCAGTTGATCGACCTGAATGGTCGCCTCGCCTTGTGTTTCAATCCGCTGTTGGGCGGGCTGGGCGAAGATCGCGCGCCGGCGAGGATGAACCAGGGTGCGGCCAATGCCACGGGTCTGGAGTGGGGCGCGCGCCCGGCCTTCCTGCAGCGGCAGGTCTCGGCCGGGTGCGAGGGCGGTCTGCTGCATACCAGTCGCCCCAAGTCGACAGCCCTGCGGGATGCCGGGTCCTGGGCTGATCGCCGCAAGGTCGACGGGTTCAACCTGTTCTATGCCGACATCGAGGCCGATGCCCTGGAGAGGGTAGGCGCATTGGTCAACAGTTCCAATCAGCCAGCCAGAAGCGCCTCCAGCCCGCTATAG
- a CDS encoding acetyl-CoA acetyltransferase: MAQGIRDKVAILGMGCSKFGERWDCGPDDLMVEAYIEAMNDAGIEPSQLDAAWFSTHVDEMGTGKGGTPMSIALRLPNIAVTRVENFCASGSEAFRGAVYAVASGAADIAIALGVEKLKDTGYGGLPVANPGTLMPQVMPNGSAPGNFAQLASAYRAKHGVSKDDLKRAIAHVSVKSHANGAKNAKAHLRKAVTVDQVLNAPMIAEPLGLFDCCGVSDGAACAIVTTPEIAKAMGKKNLTMVKAIQLSVSNGYESQYNGWDGSHFHTARIAAGKAYREAGIERPREQISMIEVHDCFSITELVTMEDLFISPEGQGWRDVMDGFYDADGGVPCQIDGGLKCFGHPIGASGLRMLYEMYLQLQGRAGERQLKDPVFGMTHNLGGAPASNVCSVAIIGQEGA; the protein is encoded by the coding sequence ATGGCGCAAGGCATCCGCGACAAGGTCGCCATCCTGGGCATGGGTTGCAGCAAGTTCGGCGAGCGCTGGGACTGCGGTCCCGACGACCTGATGGTCGAGGCCTATATCGAGGCCATGAATGACGCCGGTATCGAACCGAGCCAGCTGGACGCGGCCTGGTTCTCGACCCATGTCGACGAGATGGGCACAGGCAAGGGCGGGACACCGATGTCGATCGCCCTGCGCCTGCCCAATATCGCTGTGACGCGGGTGGAGAATTTCTGCGCCTCAGGTTCTGAAGCCTTCCGGGGCGCGGTCTATGCCGTGGCCTCCGGCGCTGCCGATATCGCCATCGCTCTCGGCGTCGAGAAGCTGAAGGACACCGGCTATGGCGGCCTGCCGGTCGCCAATCCCGGCACCCTGATGCCTCAGGTCATGCCCAACGGCTCGGCCCCCGGCAACTTCGCCCAGCTGGCCAGCGCCTATCGGGCCAAGCACGGCGTCTCCAAGGACGACCTGAAGCGCGCCATTGCCCATGTTTCGGTAAAGAGCCACGCCAACGGGGCCAAGAACGCCAAGGCGCATCTGCGGAAAGCCGTGACGGTCGATCAGGTGCTGAACGCCCCTATGATCGCCGAGCCTCTGGGCCTGTTTGACTGTTGCGGCGTGTCGGACGGCGCGGCCTGCGCCATCGTCACCACGCCCGAGATCGCCAAGGCGATGGGCAAGAAAAACCTGACGATGGTCAAGGCCATCCAGCTGTCGGTCTCCAACGGTTATGAGAGCCAGTACAACGGCTGGGACGGCAGCCATTTCCACACTGCCCGCATCGCTGCCGGCAAGGCCTATCGCGAGGCCGGCATCGAACGGCCGCGCGAGCAGATTTCGATGATCGAGGTTCACGACTGCTTCTCGATCACCGAGCTGGTGACGATGGAGGACCTGTTCATCTCGCCCGAGGGCCAGGGCTGGCGCGATGTGATGGACGGCTTCTATGACGCCGACGGCGGGGTGCCGTGCCAGATCGACGGGGGCCTGAAGTGCTTCGGCCACCCTATCGGGGCGTCAGGCCTGCGCATGCTCTACGAAATGTACCTGCAGCTGCAGGGTCGTGCCGGCGAGCGCCAGTTGAAGGATCCTGTCTTCGGCATGACGCACAATCTGGGCGGGGCACCGGCCAGCAATGTCTGCTCCGTGGCGATCATCGGGCAGGAGGGGGCTTAA
- a CDS encoding hydroxymethylglutaryl-CoA synthase family protein produces MVGIAAWGAYAPRLRLSRKAVVTANAWVAPNLVGKGKGERAMANWDEDALTMAVEAARDALGPADDRSHIDALYFASTTAPFADRLNAGVVSAALTLEKSISASDVTGSQRCGLAALAQALDSVSGGSARSALVVAGERRKARAVSALELDCGDGAAAFVITAEGGAADFLGRGSVTDDFVDHFRGNDGGFDYAWEERWIRDEGIVKLVPPAVKRALAAAGVAAADVAHFCFPSTFSGMAATLAKSLGIPAEAVRDNLAAVMGEAGSAHGPLMLAHALEQAKAGEIIVVSQFGQGAEALVFRATGAANLKPARGVTGSLADRQEETNYLKFLIFNGLVDWDKGMRAEKDNKTALTTLYRNEDMILGLVGGRCRETGVVQFPRTRISVAPNKPALDTQEPYRFAERKASVLSYSADYLTFSMAPPNHYGMIVFEGGGRIMMDITDVSPGDVDTGLPVKMVFRIKDIDEKRGFVRYFWKAAPDRSAVSAQTAVAAE; encoded by the coding sequence ATGGTCGGCATCGCCGCCTGGGGAGCCTATGCACCGCGCCTGCGGTTGAGCCGCAAGGCGGTGGTCACAGCCAATGCCTGGGTCGCCCCGAACCTCGTCGGCAAGGGCAAGGGCGAACGGGCCATGGCCAACTGGGATGAGGACGCCCTGACCATGGCCGTCGAGGCCGCCCGCGACGCCCTTGGGCCCGCCGACGACCGGTCTCACATTGACGCCCTGTACTTCGCCTCCACGACGGCCCCCTTCGCCGATCGACTGAATGCCGGCGTGGTCTCCGCGGCCCTGACCCTCGAGAAGTCCATTTCCGCCAGCGACGTCACCGGCTCGCAGCGGTGCGGGCTTGCCGCCCTTGCCCAGGCCCTGGACTCGGTGTCTGGCGGATCGGCCAGGTCAGCCCTGGTGGTTGCCGGCGAGCGCCGCAAGGCGCGCGCAGTATCGGCCCTGGAGCTGGACTGCGGCGATGGTGCTGCGGCCTTTGTCATCACCGCCGAAGGGGGCGCTGCCGACTTCCTGGGGCGCGGCAGCGTCACAGACGATTTCGTCGACCACTTCCGGGGCAATGACGGCGGCTTCGACTATGCCTGGGAGGAACGCTGGATCCGCGACGAGGGCATCGTCAAGCTGGTCCCGCCGGCGGTGAAACGCGCGCTTGCGGCTGCGGGCGTCGCGGCCGCTGATGTGGCCCACTTCTGTTTCCCCTCGACCTTCTCCGGCATGGCCGCCACCCTGGCCAAAAGCCTGGGGATCCCGGCCGAGGCCGTGCGCGACAACCTCGCCGCCGTAATGGGGGAAGCCGGCTCGGCCCATGGCCCGCTGATGCTGGCCCACGCCCTTGAACAGGCCAAGGCGGGCGAGATCATCGTCGTGTCCCAGTTCGGACAAGGTGCCGAGGCCCTGGTGTTCCGGGCCACGGGCGCGGCGAACCTCAAGCCGGCGCGCGGCGTTACGGGTTCTCTAGCTGACCGTCAGGAAGAGACCAATTATCTGAAGTTCCTGATATTCAATGGCCTGGTCGACTGGGACAAGGGCATGCGGGCCGAGAAGGACAACAAGACGGCCCTGACCACCCTCTACCGTAACGAGGACATGATCCTGGGCCTGGTCGGTGGCCGCTGTCGCGAGACCGGGGTCGTACAGTTCCCGCGCACCCGGATCTCGGTGGCCCCCAACAAGCCCGCCCTGGACACCCAGGAGCCGTACCGGTTCGCAGAGCGCAAGGCCTCCGTGCTGAGCTATTCGGCGGATTATCTGACCTTCTCTATGGCACCGCCCAACCACTACGGCATGATCGTCTTCGAGGGCGGCGGGCGGATCATGATGGACATCACCGATGTGTCGCCCGGCGACGTCGACACCGGTCTGCCGGTCAAGATGGTGTTCCGCATCAAGGACATCGACGAGAAGCGCGGCTTTGTACGCTATTTCTGGAAGGCCGCGCCGGATCGTTCGGCGGTTTCAGCTCAAACCGCCGTCGCGGCGGAATAG
- the rfaD gene encoding ADP-glyceromanno-heptose 6-epimerase has translation MTRRTVLVTGGAGFIGSNIVARLCEDPAIDVVVCDRLREADSGKWRNLAKSPIADFVAPEDLFAWLAKRGGDVELVIHMGAVSSTTEPDADKIIQSNFVLSRDLWEWCAEHGRRLIYASSAATYGDGSLGFDGRDDIESLKALRPLNAYGWSKALFDIYAVREASRGRAPLQWAGLKFFNVYGPNEDHKDRMKSVVAQIWPKVAAGDGVKLFKSHHPDYADGGQLRDFVYVRDVADIVGWLSDNPQVNGVYNLGSGRARAFKDLAEATFRAAGQRPDISYVDMPEVLRGKYQYFTEANMDRLRAAGYVAPMTSLEDGVEDYVAGFLATDDPYR, from the coding sequence ATGACCCGTCGCACCGTCCTCGTCACCGGCGGAGCCGGTTTCATCGGCTCCAACATCGTCGCGCGCCTGTGCGAGGATCCGGCCATCGACGTTGTGGTCTGTGATCGCCTGCGCGAGGCCGACAGTGGCAAGTGGCGCAATCTCGCCAAGTCGCCGATCGCCGATTTCGTGGCTCCGGAAGACCTGTTCGCCTGGCTGGCCAAGCGCGGTGGCGACGTCGAACTGGTGATCCACATGGGCGCGGTATCCTCGACCACCGAGCCGGATGCCGACAAGATCATCCAGTCCAATTTCGTGCTGTCGCGCGACCTTTGGGAATGGTGTGCCGAGCATGGCCGCCGGCTGATCTATGCCTCTTCGGCGGCGACCTACGGCGACGGAAGCCTGGGTTTTGACGGCCGGGACGATATCGAGTCGCTCAAGGCCCTGCGGCCGCTCAATGCCTATGGCTGGTCCAAGGCGCTGTTCGACATCTATGCCGTCCGCGAAGCGTCCCGGGGCCGTGCGCCTCTGCAATGGGCGGGTCTGAAATTCTTCAACGTCTATGGGCCCAACGAGGACCACAAGGACCGCATGAAGTCGGTGGTCGCCCAGATCTGGCCCAAGGTCGCGGCGGGAGATGGCGTCAAGCTCTTCAAGTCACACCATCCTGACTATGCCGACGGCGGGCAACTGCGCGATTTTGTCTATGTCCGCGATGTCGCCGATATCGTCGGCTGGCTTTCGGACAATCCCCAGGTCAATGGCGTCTACAACCTGGGCTCGGGCCGGGCGCGGGCCTTCAAGGATCTGGCCGAGGCGACCTTCCGCGCGGCGGGCCAGCGGCCGGACATCAGCTATGTCGACATGCCCGAAGTATTGCGGGGCAAGTACCAGTACTTCACCGAGGCCAACATGGATCGGCTCAGGGCGGCGGGCTATGTCGCGCCGATGACCAGCCTTGAGGACGGGGTAGAGGACTATGTCGCGGGTTTCCTGGCGACAGACGATCCCTATCGCTGA
- the kdsA gene encoding 3-deoxy-8-phosphooctulonate synthase, translated as MSQPQAVAPNAVVELKTSTGTPVRIGNGERLSIIAGPCQMESRQHALETAHALKEMAARLGVGLIYKTSYDKANRTSANAQRGIGLHDSLPIFQEIREVTGLPTLTDVHEISHCAPVAEAVDVIQIPAFLCRQTDLLLAAAATGRAINIKKGQFLAPWDMKNVIAKVTGAGNPNVMACERGVSFGYNTLVSDMRSLPIMKEIGCPVVFDATHSVQQPGGLGGSSGGQREFVPVLARAAVAIGVACVFMETHPDPDNAPSDGPNMVPMSQFEALVANLLEYDALTKRAA; from the coding sequence TTGAGTCAGCCCCAAGCCGTAGCCCCAAACGCCGTCGTCGAGCTCAAGACCTCGACCGGTACGCCCGTTCGCATTGGCAATGGCGAAAGGCTGTCGATCATCGCAGGCCCATGCCAGATGGAAAGTCGGCAGCACGCCCTGGAAACGGCCCATGCCCTGAAGGAGATGGCCGCCCGACTGGGCGTCGGCCTGATCTACAAGACCTCCTACGACAAGGCCAACCGCACCTCGGCCAACGCCCAGCGCGGCATCGGGCTGCATGACAGCCTGCCGATCTTCCAGGAGATCCGCGAGGTCACCGGCCTGCCGACCCTGACCGACGTCCATGAGATCAGCCATTGCGCCCCGGTCGCCGAAGCCGTCGACGTGATCCAGATCCCGGCCTTCCTGTGCCGTCAGACCGACCTGCTGCTGGCCGCCGCCGCGACCGGTCGAGCGATCAACATCAAGAAGGGCCAGTTCCTGGCTCCCTGGGACATGAAGAACGTCATCGCCAAGGTGACGGGGGCGGGCAATCCCAATGTGATGGCCTGCGAGCGCGGCGTATCGTTCGGCTACAACACCCTGGTCAGTGACATGCGCTCCCTGCCGATCATGAAGGAGATCGGCTGTCCGGTCGTGTTCGACGCCACCCACAGCGTGCAGCAGCCGGGCGGCCTGGGCGGCTCTTCCGGCGGGCAGCGGGAATTCGTCCCGGTCCTGGCGCGCGCCGCCGTTGCGATCGGGGTCGCCTGTGTGTTCATGGAAACCCACCCCGACCCGGACAATGCCCCGTCTGATGGCCCGAACATGGTGCCCATGAGCCAGTTCGAGGCCCTGGTTGCCAACCTCCTCGAGTATGACGCCCTGACCAAGCGCGCGGCCTGA